A DNA window from Aminipila luticellarii contains the following coding sequences:
- the prmC gene encoding peptide chain release factor N(5)-glutamine methyltransferase: protein MAMIVKEMLEMGQKTLEGAGIYDAKVDAERLLCHMLSLERGELFMIWSKRMEDGQCSRYFELIDARATRLPLQHITGVQQFMGYDFKIDKNVLIPRLDTELLAEAVMEYAEYFKGKIMLLDLCCGSGAIGISLSKLCKNMKIVCSDISEDAVRLTKENAKALKANITVKKGDLFEPFKGRLGNTKFDIIVSNPPYIETEVISTLEEEVRLHEPHLALDGGKDGMEFYRQILKEAPKYLNKGGMLFLEVGHNQGNILADKLAHMGQYTDIEVRKDYNEFDRVVICKTQVK, encoded by the coding sequence ATGGCGATGATTGTAAAAGAAATGCTTGAAATGGGGCAGAAGACTCTGGAGGGTGCAGGAATTTATGACGCCAAGGTAGATGCGGAACGTTTGCTTTGTCATATGCTCAGCCTAGAAAGAGGCGAACTTTTTATGATTTGGTCCAAGAGGATGGAGGACGGCCAGTGCAGCCGCTACTTTGAGCTGATTGATGCCAGAGCCACCAGACTGCCTCTGCAGCACATAACCGGGGTACAGCAATTTATGGGCTATGATTTCAAGATCGACAAGAATGTGCTGATTCCCCGGCTCGATACAGAGCTTTTGGCAGAAGCGGTCATGGAATACGCGGAATATTTTAAGGGGAAAATTATGCTTCTCGATCTCTGCTGCGGAAGCGGAGCCATAGGCATAAGTCTGTCCAAACTGTGCAAAAATATGAAAATTGTCTGCAGCGATATCAGCGAAGACGCTGTGCGGCTCACAAAGGAAAATGCAAAAGCCTTAAAGGCGAATATTACCGTTAAAAAAGGAGATTTGTTCGAACCCTTTAAGGGACGATTAGGCAATACAAAATTTGACATCATCGTCTCCAATCCACCCTATATAGAAACAGAAGTCATCTCCACCTTAGAGGAAGAGGTGCGGCTGCACGAACCGCATCTGGCTCTGGATGGCGGAAAAGACGGAATGGAGTTTTACAGGCAGATTCTGAAGGAGGCCCCAAAGTATTTAAACAAAGGCGGCATGCTCTTTTTGGAAGTCGGTCACAATCAGGGAAACATCTTAGCAGATAAGCTTGCCCATATGGGACAGTATACCGATATAGAAGTTCGAAAAGATTATAATGAATTTGACAGAGTTGTCATCTGTAAAACACAGGTGAAGTAG